In the Acomys russatus chromosome 11, mAcoRus1.1, whole genome shotgun sequence genome, one interval contains:
- the LOC127195524 gene encoding glutathione S-transferase A3 has product MAGKPVLHYFDGRGRMEPIRWLLAAAGVEFEEKFLKTRDDLTRLRNDGSLMFQQVPMVEIDGMKLVQTKAIMNYIASKYNLYGKDLKERAIIDMYAEGVADLEIMVLYYPHMPPEEKEEALAKIKDKARNRYFPAYEKVLKSHGQDYLVGNRLSRADVSLVELLYLVEELDPTVMANFPLLKALRTRVSNLPTMKKFLQPGSQRKPFDDEKCVASAKKIFS; this is encoded by the exons ATGGCGGGGAAGCCAGTCCTTCACTACTTTGATGGCAGGGGAAGAATGGAGCCTATCCGGTGGCTCTTGGCCGCAGCTGGAGTAGAG TTTGAAGAAAAGTTTCTGAAAACTCGGGATGACTTGACAAGATTGAGAAATG ATGGGAGTCTGATGTTCCAGCAAGTGCCCATGGTAGAGATTGATGGGATGAAGCTGGTGCAGACCAAAGCTATTATGAACTACATTGCCAGCAAATACAACCTCTATGGGAAGGACTTGAAGGAGAGAGCCAT CATTGACATGTATGCAGAAGGTGTGGCGGATCTGGAGATAATGGTTCTCTATTACCCCCACATGCCccctgaggagaaagaggaggcccTTGCTAAGATCAAGGACAAAGCAAGGAACCGCTACTTCCCTGCCTATGAAAAG GTGCTAAAGAGCCATGGACAAGATTATCTCGTTGGCAACAGGCTGAGCAGGGCTGATGTTTCCCTGGTTGAACTTCTCTACCTTGTGGAAGAGCTGGACCCCACCGTTATGGCGAACTTCCCTCTGCTGAAG GCCCTGAGAACCAGAGTCAGCAACCTCCCAACTATGAAGAAGTTTCTTCAgcctggaagccagaggaagcctTTTGATGATGAGAAATGTGTGGCATCAGCAAAGAAGATTTTCAGTTAA